Proteins from one Periplaneta americana isolate PAMFEO1 chromosome 6, P.americana_PAMFEO1_priV1, whole genome shotgun sequence genomic window:
- the LOC138702211 gene encoding atypical protein kinase C-like, protein MPAQLSVDSNFSEIKVKTAYNGELMITYISANTTMEKFFHEIKMIYQFPECQLFTVKWIDEEGDPCTISSQLELEEAIRLYGVNKDSELTIHVFPNIPPAPGMPCQGEDRSIYRRGARRWRKLYRVHGHIFQPKRFNRRAYCAVCYDRIWGLGRQGFKCIQCKILVHKKCHKLIKKFCNDGEIRKEERNEETDVVKSAAELLSDIKLFTEPSFDFSAHSVPIGEECYQVQESHEQRHFSMSDFEIIRVIGRGSYAKVLLVELKQTKRLYAMKVIKKALVNDDEDIDWVQTEKHIFETVSNHPFLVGLHSCFQTPSRLLFIVEFVRGGDLMFHMQKHRRLSENHARFYAAEISIALNFLHDKGVIYRDLKLDNVLLDHEGHIKLTDYGMCKEGIKPGDTTTTFCGTPNYIAPEILRGDEYSFSVDWWALGVLLYEMLAGRSPFDIVGVSENPDLNTEDYLFQVILEKTIRIPRSVSVKAGAVLRGFLNRNVAHRLGCSKENGFLDIMTHPFFSSLDWELLALKQVSPPYVPRLQSDRDITNFPTEFTDEPVILTPDDEAVIDKIDQTEFEGFEYVNPLLMTLEDIV, encoded by the coding sequence ATGCCGGCACAATTATCTGTAGATTCTAATTTTTCAGAGATCAAAGTTAAAACGGCGTATAATGGAGAATTGATGATAACTTACATCAGTGCTAATACAACCATGGagaaatttttccatgaaataaaaatgatttatCAGTTTCCTGAATGTCAATTGTTTACTGTGAAGTGGATAGACGAAGAAGGAGATCCTTGCACAATTTCCTCGCAGCTGGAACTGGAGGAAGCAATCCGTCTGTATGGCGTCAATAAAGATTCTGAACTTACTATACACGTCTTTCCTAACATACCTCCAGCTCCAGGAATGCCGTGTCAAGGAGAAGATAGAAGCATTTATAGACGTGGAGCAAGACGATGGCGAAAACTGTACCGAGTACATGGACACATTTTTCAACCTAAGCGATTCAACAGAAGAGCTTATTGTGCTGTGTGCTACGATAGAATTTGGGGACTTGGACGCCAAGGGTTTAAGTGTATTCAGTGCAAGATTTTGGTACATAAAAAGtgtcataaattaattaaaaagttcTGTAACGACGGAGAAATacgtaaagaagaaagaaatgaagagacgGATGTTGTTAAGTCTGCCGCAGAACTTTTAAGtgatataaaattattcacaGAACCTTCATTCGATTTTTCTGCACATTCGGTACCAATAGGAGAAGAATGTTACCAAGTACAAGAATCACATGAACAGAGACATTTTTCTATGTCTGACTTCGAGATAATTCGTGTTATAGGACGTGGAAGTTATGCCAAAGTGTTGCTTGTGGAATTAAAACAGACGAAGAGATTGTATGCTATGAAAGTGATTAAGAAGGCACTTGTCAATGATGATGAAGACATCGATTGGGTGCAGACAGAGAAGCATATTTTCGAAACTGTATCAAATCACCCATTCTTAGTGGGTTTACACTCCTGTTTTCAGACTCCCAGCCGACTGCTGTTTATTGTTGAGTTCGTTCGAGGTGGAGATCTGATGTTTCATATGCAGAAACATCGTCGACTATCAGAAAATCACGCACGTTTTTACGCAGCTGAAATTAGCATCGCCCTCAACTTTCTCCACGATAAAGGTGTCATATATCGTGATCTGAAGCTTGATAACGTTCTTCTCGACCACGAGGGCCACATAAAACTTACGGACTACGGTATGTGCAAAGAAGGGATAAAACCAGGTGATACAACTACAACATTCTGTGGAACTCCCAACTACATTGCACCTGAGATCCTTAGAGGAGATGAATACAGTTTTAGTGTTGATTGGTGGGCTCTTGGAGTTCTGTTGTACGAGATGTTGGCTGGTAGAAGCCCGTTTGACATTGTAGGAGTATCTGAAAATCCAGACTTGAATACTGAAGATTATTTGTTCCAAGTGATTTTGGAGAAGACTATAAGAATTCCTCGATCTGTCTCAGTGAAGGCTGGAGCTGTACTAAGAGGCTTCTTAAATAGAAATGTGGCTCACAGATTGGGTTGCAGTAAGGAAAATGGATTCCTGGACATCATGACTCATCCTTTCTTTAGTTCTCTGGACTGGGAATTGTTGGCGTTGAAGCAAGTATCACCTCCGTACGTGCCTCGTTTGCAGTCTGACAGAGATATTACAAATTTCCCAACAGAATTCACGGACGAGCCTGTCATACTGACTCCTGATGACGAAGCTGTGATTGACAAGATTGATCAAACTGAGTTTGAAGGTTTTGAATATGTGAATCCTCTACTCATGACATTGGAAGACATAGTATGA